One Salvelinus sp. IW2-2015 linkage group LG4q.2, ASM291031v2, whole genome shotgun sequence DNA window includes the following coding sequences:
- the gemin2 gene encoding gem-associated protein 2 yields MKSDVEELMPRLLPVETCDTGEDFNLNEPPRNPQEYLRQVQLEASLCPDVVVAKIDPKKLRKKQSVNVSLTGCQAAPQGFSPSLKWQRQQVSNFSEIRQSISKHREHWSGHALDDNVLMPKQDAEEQWKKFCLGENVYLNSPPIDPGAEDRGLDYVKVGFPPFLSIVSRLNQATISAVLEYLINWFEEREFVPQLGRWLYALLACLEKPLLPEAHSLIRQLARRSSEVRANLESQEDERLSPLNLMICLVARYFDQNDLADKED; encoded by the exons ATGAAATCCGACGTGGAGGAACTGATGCCCAGGCTTCTGCCTGTGGAAACATGCGACACTGGCGAAGACTTCAATCTAAACGAGCCTCCAAGAAATCCCCAGGAGTATTTGAGACAGGTTCA aTTAGAGGCGTCTCTCTGTCCTGATGTTGTGGTGGCGAAGATTGATCCAAAGAAATTGAGAAAGAAACAATCAGTTAACGTGTCG CTCACAGGTTGCCAAGCTGCTCCACAAGGATTTTCACCGAGTTTAAAATGGCAGCGACAGCAAGTCAGCAACTTCTCAGAAATAAGACAG AGTATCAGTAAGCATAGAGAACACTGGAGTGGTCATGCATTAGATGACAATGTGTTAATG CCAAAACAGGACGCGGAGGAACAATGGAAAAAGTTCTGCCTGGGTGAAAATGTTTATTTGAACTCCCCTCCCATTGACCCTGGTGCTGAAGATCGAGGCCTTGATTATGTGAAG GTTGGTTTTCCACCTTTCCTTAGTATAGTGAGCAGATTAAATCAG GCCACAATCTCTGCAGTTTTGGAGTACTTGATAAACTGGTTTGAAGAGAGAGAGTTTGTCCCGCagttg GGAAGATGGCTGTATGCACTGCTGGCTTGCCTTGAGAAACCTCTTCTCCCTGAAGCACATTCCCTAATAAGACAGCTGGCCAGACGGAGTTCTGAAGTGCGGGCCAATCTG GAAAGCCAGGAAGATGAAAGGTTGTCTCCTCTAAACTTGATGATCTGCCTTGTTGCTAG GTACTTTGATCAGAACGACTTGGCCGATAAGGAGGACTAA